A stretch of the Archangium violaceum genome encodes the following:
- a CDS encoding glutathione S-transferase family protein, which yields MPQPEITLYQIPISHYCEKTRWNLDAKGLSFRIENLIPGLHRLVTKRLTKGGRGTVPVMVDGGSVVADSTDIALYLERAHPSTPALIPAAGPERERVLELEAWFDEVAGKHVRRWVYAKLFASDADIKSFMFNAFTPSLRLVGSAMLPLIKAAIRRQYTLTPDKVEESRVKILEGIDRLEREIQGDPSRYLVGESLSIADITAAALYGPLMATEGSPYAVRPGELVPPEIAELRAAIQARPAGQWLLRRYKEDRRRLARGFGARSEAANG from the coding sequence GGGGCTCTCCTTTCGCATCGAGAACCTGATTCCCGGCCTGCACCGCCTGGTGACGAAGCGCCTGACGAAGGGCGGCCGAGGCACCGTGCCCGTGATGGTGGATGGGGGAAGCGTCGTCGCCGACTCGACCGACATCGCCCTGTACCTGGAGCGAGCCCATCCATCGACGCCCGCGCTGATACCGGCCGCGGGGCCCGAGCGCGAGCGGGTCCTCGAGCTGGAGGCCTGGTTCGACGAGGTGGCGGGCAAGCACGTGCGCCGCTGGGTGTACGCGAAGCTCTTCGCCAGTGACGCGGACATCAAGTCGTTCATGTTCAACGCGTTCACGCCGTCGCTGCGCCTGGTCGGGTCCGCGATGCTCCCCCTCATCAAGGCGGCCATCCGGCGCCAGTACACGCTGACGCCCGACAAGGTGGAGGAGTCGCGTGTGAAGATCCTGGAGGGGATCGATCGGCTGGAGCGGGAGATTCAGGGAGACCCCTCTCGCTATCTGGTGGGCGAGTCCCTGTCGATCGCGGACATCACCGCGGCGGCGCTCTACGGCCCGTTGATGGCGACGGAGGGTTCTCCGTATGCGGTGCGGCCCGGAGAGCTGGTTCCGCCGGAGATCGCCGAGCTGCGCGCGGCGATCCAGGCGAGGCCCGCGGGCCAGTGGTTGCTGCGGCGCTACAAGGAGGATCGTCGGCGACTGGCCCGTGGGTTTGGCGCGCGCTCCGAGGCGGCGAACGGCTGA
- the chrA gene encoding chromate efflux transporter: MSEPGALRELALLFLRLGTTAFGGPAAHVAMMEDEVVRRRQWLTREEFLDLLGATNLIPGPNSTELAIHIGHRRAGWSGLVVAGTCFILPAFLIVSAIGWVYTRFGQLPQVANLLYGVKPVIIAVVLQAIWGLTRGAAKTKLLAGVGVACAALGFLGVNELLLLVLAGGFVTLCRLVARRRESGGVAPSVKALLPGLPLGGVMAATAAPGFNLGGLFLFFLKVGSILYGSGYVLLAFLRADLVERWGWLTEAQLLDAVAVGQVTPGPVFTTATFIGYVLGGPSGAVVATVGIFLPAFFFVAVSGPLVPRMRRSWVAGAFLDGVNVASLALMATVTWQLGRAALVDVWTVGLALASAVLLIRYRVNSAWLVLGGAAVGLLRLWVP, translated from the coding sequence ATGAGCGAGCCCGGCGCGCTGCGGGAGCTGGCGCTGCTCTTCCTCCGGCTGGGGACGACGGCCTTCGGCGGCCCGGCGGCCCACGTCGCCATGATGGAGGACGAGGTCGTCCGGCGCCGCCAATGGCTCACGCGCGAGGAGTTCCTGGATCTGCTGGGAGCCACCAACCTCATCCCCGGACCGAACTCGACCGAGCTGGCCATCCACATCGGCCACCGGCGCGCGGGCTGGAGCGGACTGGTGGTGGCGGGCACCTGCTTCATCCTCCCGGCGTTCCTCATCGTGTCGGCCATCGGCTGGGTGTACACGCGCTTCGGACAGCTGCCGCAGGTGGCGAACCTCCTCTACGGCGTGAAGCCCGTCATCATCGCCGTGGTGCTCCAGGCCATCTGGGGGCTGACGCGTGGGGCGGCGAAGACGAAGCTGCTGGCCGGAGTGGGCGTGGCCTGCGCGGCGCTGGGCTTCCTCGGGGTGAACGAGCTGCTCCTGCTGGTCCTGGCGGGCGGCTTCGTGACGCTGTGCCGTCTGGTGGCCCGAAGGCGCGAGAGTGGAGGGGTGGCTCCATCCGTGAAGGCGCTCCTCCCGGGCCTGCCGCTGGGCGGAGTGATGGCGGCGACGGCGGCTCCGGGCTTCAACCTCGGCGGCCTCTTCCTCTTCTTCCTGAAGGTGGGATCCATCCTCTACGGCAGTGGCTACGTGCTGCTCGCCTTCCTGCGCGCGGACCTCGTGGAGCGCTGGGGCTGGCTCACCGAGGCCCAGCTGCTCGACGCGGTGGCGGTGGGCCAGGTGACTCCCGGGCCCGTCTTCACCACGGCGACCTTCATCGGCTACGTGCTGGGAGGGCCCTCGGGCGCGGTGGTGGCCACCGTGGGCATCTTCCTGCCCGCCTTCTTCTTCGTCGCGGTGAGCGGACCGCTCGTGCCCCGCATGCGCCGCTCGTGGGTGGCCGGTGCCTTCCTCGACGGCGTCAACGTGGCCTCGCTCGCGCTGATGGCCACCGTCACCTGGCAGCTCGGGCGCGCCGCCCTGGTGGACGTGTGGACCGTGGGCCTCGCGCTCGCCAGCGCCGTGCTGCTCATCCGCTACCGCGTCAACTCCGCATGGCTCGTGCTGGGAGGCGCGGCGGTGGGACTGCTGCGCCTCTGGGTGCCCTGA
- a CDS encoding prolyl oligopeptidase family serine peptidase produces MKIRAFSAVACALWLTHCSHAPTQLEAQAPSASQGTESGATPSATVQAPVRLRYPAARKDSVVDNYHGTEVADPYRWLENPDSPESRQWIEAENQLTFGYLEKIPVRARLKQRMTELWDYEKYSVPWREGSRYFFHRNNGLQNQSVLYTADSLEAEPRVLLDPNTLSADGTVALAGLDITQDGNLMAYGVASAGSDWKEIRVRDVRTGKDLPDVVKWVKFSNPSWTKDGKGFFYSRYDEPKAGEALSGTNYYQKLYFHKLGTAQSEDTLVYERKDQKEWGIGGFVTDDGRYLVIDITRGTERKNLVFYKDLKDPKAKVVEFLRDWEAEYEYIDNDGSLFWFKTDLDAPRGRVVAIDLRKPERKSWKEVIPQGTETLSSVNLINGQFIVGVMKDAHSQVRLYSRDGKLAGELPLPGLGTVYGLGGKREDTETFYAYSSYTTPTTIYRYDLKKGQSEVFKAPTVKFDPSQFETTQVFYTSKDGTRVPMFLSHKKGLKLDGTNPTLLYGYGGFNAPMTPGFNVANLVWMEQGGVYAVANLRGGGEYGREWHEAGMKLKKQNVFDDFIAAAEWLISHKYTTPQRLAINGRSNGGLLVGAAVTQRPDLFGVALPGVGVMDMLRFHKFTIGWAWTSDYGSAENPEEFKALHAYSPLHNLKPARYPAMLVHTADHDDRVVPGHSFKFTAAAQAAQTGEAPVLIRIETKAGHGAGKPTSKIIEEYTDLWAFSLAQMGLGGEQPVAGDQTR; encoded by the coding sequence ATGAAAATCCGCGCCTTCTCCGCCGTTGCGTGCGCTCTCTGGCTCACGCACTGCAGCCATGCCCCGACGCAGCTGGAGGCCCAGGCCCCCAGCGCGTCCCAGGGCACCGAATCCGGAGCCACCCCGTCCGCCACCGTCCAGGCGCCCGTGCGCCTGCGCTATCCGGCCGCGCGCAAGGACTCCGTGGTCGACAACTACCACGGGACCGAAGTGGCCGATCCGTACCGCTGGCTGGAGAACCCGGACTCCCCCGAGTCCCGCCAGTGGATCGAAGCCGAGAACCAGCTCACCTTCGGCTATCTGGAGAAGATCCCCGTCCGCGCCCGCCTCAAGCAGCGGATGACCGAGCTGTGGGACTACGAGAAATATAGCGTGCCCTGGCGTGAGGGCTCCCGCTACTTCTTCCACCGCAACAACGGCCTGCAGAACCAGTCCGTGCTCTACACGGCCGACTCGCTCGAGGCCGAGCCCCGGGTGTTGCTCGATCCGAACACGCTGTCCGCGGATGGCACCGTGGCCCTGGCCGGCCTGGACATCACCCAGGATGGCAACCTGATGGCGTACGGCGTGGCCTCCGCCGGCAGTGACTGGAAGGAGATCCGCGTGCGCGACGTGCGCACGGGCAAGGATCTGCCGGACGTCGTCAAGTGGGTGAAGTTCTCGAACCCCTCGTGGACGAAGGACGGCAAGGGCTTCTTCTACAGCCGCTATGACGAGCCCAAGGCCGGCGAGGCGCTCAGCGGGACCAACTACTACCAGAAGCTCTACTTCCACAAGCTGGGCACGGCGCAGAGCGAGGACACCCTCGTCTACGAGCGCAAGGACCAGAAGGAGTGGGGCATCGGCGGCTTCGTCACCGACGACGGGCGCTACCTCGTCATCGACATCACGCGCGGCACCGAGCGCAAGAACCTCGTCTTCTACAAGGACCTGAAGGATCCCAAGGCCAAGGTCGTCGAGTTCCTGCGCGATTGGGAGGCGGAGTACGAGTACATCGACAACGATGGCTCACTCTTCTGGTTCAAGACCGACCTGGATGCGCCGCGTGGCCGCGTCGTCGCCATCGACCTGCGCAAGCCGGAGCGCAAGAGCTGGAAGGAGGTCATCCCCCAGGGCACGGAGACGCTCTCCTCGGTGAACCTCATCAACGGCCAGTTCATCGTCGGCGTGATGAAGGATGCGCACTCGCAGGTGCGCCTGTACTCGCGTGACGGCAAGCTCGCGGGCGAGCTGCCGCTGCCGGGCCTGGGCACCGTCTACGGCCTCGGCGGCAAGCGCGAGGACACGGAGACCTTCTACGCCTACTCCAGCTACACCACGCCGACCACCATCTACCGCTATGACCTGAAGAAGGGCCAGAGCGAGGTGTTCAAGGCGCCGACGGTGAAGTTCGACCCGTCGCAATTCGAGACGACGCAGGTCTTCTACACGAGCAAGGATGGCACCCGCGTCCCCATGTTCCTCAGCCACAAGAAGGGGCTGAAGCTGGATGGGACGAACCCCACGCTGCTCTACGGCTACGGCGGCTTCAACGCGCCAATGACGCCGGGCTTCAACGTGGCCAACCTGGTGTGGATGGAGCAGGGCGGCGTCTACGCCGTGGCGAACCTGCGCGGCGGCGGTGAGTACGGCCGCGAGTGGCACGAGGCCGGCATGAAGCTCAAGAAGCAGAACGTCTTCGACGACTTCATCGCCGCGGCCGAGTGGCTCATCTCCCACAAGTACACCACCCCCCAGCGCCTGGCCATCAACGGCCGGTCCAACGGCGGCCTGCTGGTGGGCGCGGCGGTGACGCAGCGTCCGGACCTGTTCGGCGTGGCCCTGCCGGGCGTGGGCGTGATGGACATGCTGCGCTTCCACAAGTTCACCATCGGCTGGGCATGGACGAGCGACTACGGCTCCGCGGAGAACCCGGAGGAGTTCAAGGCGCTCCATGCGTACTCGCCGCTGCACAACCTGAAGCCGGCGCGCTACCCCGCCATGCTCGTCCACACCGCGGACCACGATGACCGCGTGGTGCCGGGCCACAGCTTCAAGTTCACGGCGGCCGCCCAGGCGGCGCAGACCGGCGAGGCCCCGGTGCTCATCCGCATCGAGACCAAGGCCGGCCATGGCGCGGGCAAGCCCACGAGCAAGATCATCGAGGAGTACACCGACCTGTGGGCCTTCTCGCTGGCGCAGATGGGTCTGGGCGGTGAGCAGCCCGTCGCGGGTGATCAGACCCGCTAG
- a CDS encoding peroxiredoxin: MLTVGDKLPAFNLTATVSLEKGKEFKEINQDSYKGKWLVLFAWPKDFTFICPTEIAEFGKRDKDFQDRNAQVLGLSTDSEYVHHAWRTHHPDLKNLPFPMLADIKRELSAALGILHKDAGVALRATFIVDPQGIIRHVSVNDLSVGRNVSEVLRTLDAFQTDELCPCNWQKGEETLTKKLAKAG, from the coding sequence ATGCTGACCGTTGGCGACAAGCTTCCCGCGTTCAACCTCACTGCCACCGTGAGCCTGGAGAAGGGCAAGGAGTTCAAGGAGATCAACCAGGACTCCTACAAGGGGAAGTGGCTGGTCCTCTTCGCCTGGCCCAAGGACTTCACCTTCATCTGCCCGACCGAGATCGCCGAGTTCGGTAAGCGCGACAAGGACTTCCAGGACCGCAACGCGCAGGTGCTCGGCCTGAGCACCGACAGCGAGTACGTGCACCACGCGTGGCGCACGCACCACCCGGACCTGAAGAACCTGCCCTTCCCGATGCTCGCGGACATCAAGCGTGAGCTGAGCGCGGCCCTGGGCATCCTGCACAAGGACGCGGGCGTGGCGCTGCGCGCGACCTTCATCGTGGACCCGCAGGGCATCATCCGGCACGTGTCGGTGAACGACCTGTCGGTGGGCCGCAACGTGAGCGAGGTGCTCCGCACGCTGGACGCGTTCCAGACGGACGAGCTCTGCCCCTGCAACTGGCAGAAGGGCGAGGAGACGCTCACCAAGAAGCTGGCGAAGGCGGGGTAA
- a CDS encoding sigma 54-interacting transcriptional regulator, producing MADDIVALTRAELRREARDLIELATSEETVAELLRRGLDWLTRVVRFDLATLFLLREGKLVAVAARGPLASEQVRRHELKLTDFPTLRQALETRRARAFTHEDHAHGDGDPFDGVLDLPPGHSCMVVPLCAGERCYGLLTLDRTECETYPQAVVDLVEVYGQMLATSLQETEQKSTFERLHRREHEHARLLEAQLGGDEVGVLETSRSAAVRELARRGRQVAETETPVLVLGETGTGKERLARAVHRWSPRAEGPFVTLNCAAIPAGLLESELFGHVKGAFTGATRDRAGRFQMAHGGTLFLDEVGELPVELQAKLLRALQEKTFEPVGSDRTVRADVRILAATHVDLQKAIAERRFREDLYYRLSVFPLRLPPLRERLEDLPQLCAFLLEEQARRTGRRGVRVTPEGIARLAAYDWPGNIRELANALERATILSRKPELGAEAFDLPLRVPETVDGTVEAPPLQAGAVPTLEEVQRQHILRVLTLTQGRIYGPGGAAALLGLKPSTLQSRMKKLGIARLEQYVAK from the coding sequence ATGGCGGATGACATCGTTGCGCTGACACGGGCCGAACTTCGCAGGGAAGCCCGGGACCTGATCGAGCTGGCGACCTCGGAAGAGACGGTGGCGGAGCTGCTGCGCCGGGGCCTGGACTGGCTCACACGTGTGGTTCGCTTCGACCTGGCGACCCTCTTCTTGTTGCGAGAAGGAAAGCTGGTGGCGGTGGCGGCACGGGGGCCGTTGGCCTCGGAGCAGGTGCGGCGCCACGAGCTGAAGCTGACGGACTTCCCCACGCTGCGCCAGGCCCTGGAGACGCGCCGGGCCCGGGCCTTCACCCATGAGGACCACGCGCACGGGGACGGAGACCCCTTCGATGGGGTGTTGGATCTGCCGCCGGGGCACTCGTGCATGGTGGTGCCGTTGTGCGCGGGGGAGCGCTGCTACGGGCTGCTGACGTTGGACCGGACGGAGTGCGAGACGTACCCGCAGGCGGTGGTGGACCTGGTGGAGGTGTACGGACAGATGCTGGCCACGTCACTGCAGGAGACGGAGCAGAAGAGCACCTTCGAGCGGCTGCACCGGAGGGAGCACGAGCACGCGCGGCTGCTGGAGGCGCAGCTGGGTGGGGACGAGGTGGGGGTGCTGGAGACGTCGCGCAGCGCGGCGGTGCGCGAGCTGGCGCGGCGGGGGCGGCAGGTGGCGGAGACGGAGACGCCGGTGCTGGTGCTGGGCGAGACGGGCACGGGCAAGGAGCGGCTGGCGCGAGCGGTGCACCGCTGGAGCCCCCGGGCGGAGGGGCCCTTCGTGACGCTCAACTGCGCGGCCATCCCCGCGGGGCTGTTGGAAAGTGAGCTGTTCGGCCACGTGAAGGGGGCCTTCACGGGCGCCACGCGGGACAGGGCTGGCCGCTTCCAGATGGCACATGGGGGCACGCTCTTCCTGGACGAGGTGGGTGAGCTGCCGGTGGAGCTGCAGGCCAAGCTGCTGCGAGCCCTGCAGGAGAAGACCTTCGAGCCGGTGGGCAGCGACCGCACGGTGCGCGCGGACGTGCGGATCCTCGCGGCCACGCACGTGGACCTGCAGAAGGCCATCGCCGAGCGGCGCTTCCGGGAGGACCTGTACTACCGGCTGAGCGTCTTCCCGCTGCGGCTGCCTCCCTTGCGCGAGCGGCTCGAGGATCTGCCGCAGCTGTGCGCGTTCCTCCTGGAGGAGCAGGCCCGGCGCACCGGGCGGCGGGGGGTGAGGGTGACGCCGGAGGGGATCGCCCGCCTCGCGGCGTACGACTGGCCGGGCAACATCCGCGAGCTGGCCAACGCGCTGGAGCGCGCCACCATCCTGTCGCGCAAGCCGGAGCTGGGCGCCGAGGCGTTCGACCTGCCGCTGCGCGTGCCGGAGACGGTGGACGGCACGGTGGAGGCTCCGCCGCTGCAAGCAGGCGCGGTGCCCACACTGGAGGAGGTGCAGCGGCAGCACATCCTGCGTGTGCTGACGCTGACGCAGGGCCGCATCTACGGCCCGGGAGGCGCCGCGGCGTTGTTGGGTCTCAAACCCTCCACGCTGCAGAGTCGCATGAAGAAGCTGGGAATCGCCCGGTTGGAGCAATACGTGGCGAAATAG
- a CDS encoding carboxymuconolactone decarboxylase family protein, whose product MASLEVVRGELADAHRDTRLNLQSVLENNSLTPEQRWGVAVGSAYAARNELIKKALLNEARQALGEKAENVIEDARAAASLMGMNNIYYRFRHMVGKESYSTKRAGLRMNRLVQVLTNKVDFELVCLAVSAINGCETCIQAHEKVVIEGGLSEDQVHDAVRIAAVIHAAAVGLES is encoded by the coding sequence ATGGCGTCGCTCGAAGTCGTTCGTGGTGAGTTGGCGGATGCCCACAGGGACACCCGGCTGAACCTCCAGTCGGTGCTGGAGAACAACAGCCTCACCCCCGAGCAGCGCTGGGGGGTGGCGGTGGGCAGTGCCTACGCGGCTCGTAACGAGCTGATCAAGAAGGCCCTGCTCAACGAGGCCCGTCAGGCGCTGGGCGAGAAGGCCGAGAACGTCATCGAGGACGCGCGCGCCGCGGCCTCGCTGATGGGGATGAACAACATCTACTACCGGTTCCGCCACATGGTGGGGAAGGAGTCCTACTCCACCAAGCGGGCCGGTCTGCGGATGAATCGGCTGGTGCAGGTGCTCACCAACAAGGTGGACTTCGAGCTCGTCTGCCTGGCGGTGAGCGCCATCAACGGCTGTGAGACGTGCATCCAGGCCCACGAGAAGGTCGTCATCGAGGGCGGTCTCTCCGAGGACCAGGTGCACGACGCCGTCCGCATCGCCGCGGTCATCCACGCGGCGGCGGTGGGTCTCGAGTCGTAG
- the dps gene encoding DNA starvation/stationary phase protection protein Dps, which yields MYRSPSPLPEQTRSAVSATLNERLADGLDLHSQIKVAHWNIKGPQFAALHPLFETFAVSLATHNDSVAERAVTLGGKAYGTTRHVAKTSRIPDYPQDTTKDLEHVRLLAERIEAYLSGVRESRKVAEQHQDTDTVDLLTGIITEFEKHAWFLRASLES from the coding sequence ATGTACCGCAGCCCGAGCCCCCTTCCCGAGCAGACCCGCTCCGCCGTCTCCGCCACCCTCAACGAGCGACTCGCCGATGGTCTGGATCTGCACAGTCAGATCAAGGTCGCCCACTGGAACATCAAGGGCCCGCAGTTCGCGGCGCTCCATCCGCTCTTCGAGACCTTCGCCGTCAGCCTGGCGACCCACAACGACTCGGTGGCCGAGCGCGCGGTAACGCTGGGAGGCAAGGCGTATGGCACCACCCGGCACGTGGCGAAGACGAGCCGCATCCCGGACTACCCGCAGGACACGACGAAGGACCTCGAGCACGTGCGGCTGTTGGCCGAGCGCATCGAGGCGTACCTGAGTGGCGTACGTGAGAGCCGCAAGGTGGCCGAGCAGCACCAGGACACGGACACGGTGGACCTGCTCACGGGCATCATCACCGAGTTCGAGAAGCACGCCTGGTTCCTGCGCGCCTCGCTGGAGAGCTGA
- a CDS encoding DoxX family protein: protein MRFDRLLYSGAPPATLLIRVMVGAVFLSEGIQKFLFPGELGVGRFTKIGIPAPEVLAPFVGGVEIVGGTLLLLGLMTRLAAVPLIIDMLVAIASTKVPILLQRGFWNMAHDSRTDFSMLLGSLFLLLVGAGPLSVDARLSGRTGNRT from the coding sequence ATGCGCTTCGACCGTCTTCTGTACAGTGGGGCACCACCGGCCACACTCCTCATCCGGGTGATGGTGGGCGCGGTCTTCCTTTCCGAGGGCATCCAGAAGTTCCTCTTCCCCGGAGAGCTGGGGGTCGGCCGCTTCACGAAGATTGGCATTCCCGCTCCGGAGGTGCTGGCGCCCTTCGTCGGAGGGGTGGAGATCGTCGGGGGCACACTCCTGCTGCTCGGACTGATGACGCGGCTGGCGGCGGTGCCACTGATCATCGACATGCTGGTGGCCATCGCCAGCACGAAGGTGCCCATCCTGCTGCAGCGCGGCTTCTGGAACATGGCGCACGACTCCCGGACGGACTTCTCGATGTTGCTCGGCTCCCTCTTCCTGCTGCTCGTCGGGGCGGGGCCCCTGTCGGTGGACGCGCGGCTCTCGGGTCGCACGGGGAACCGGACATGA
- a CDS encoding M13 family metallopeptidase, which yields MNSMKFLRHSWASGTLGACLLLGCTATTRSTPQDATLQQSTPAQTAKPRALGVETKYFDTSVRPQDDFFRYVNGTWLKTAQIPADKGRYGSFIELRDKSEAALRALIEEAAAAQDKKAGSDLQKVGDLYQSFMDTARIQSLGIEPVRPDLARVAALEDKKELPELFGTLARLGVQTPFSTYVGQDAKQADRYIVYANQSGLGLPDRDYYFKQEPRFVETRSAYLAYIETLLRLAGEKDPSGGAKAILALETSLAEKHWDRVRNRDREATYNLKSVAELDKLTPGFSWSRFLQAAGEDKTPGVIIRQPDYFQALASTLASTPLPTLKTYLSFKVLDRYAPLLSSPFEEAHFVFYGKTLQGLQENRPRWKRGVETVDGALGEVLGKLYVERHFSPESKVRMQELVKNLRVAFQKGIDQLEWMSPATKAQAQAKLAKFNVKIGYPEKWKDYSALTIDKGDLVGNVRRSSEVEFRRNVDKLGKPIDRLEWGMTPQTVNAYYSSTMNEIVFPAAILQPPFFNPEADDATNYGAIGGVIGHEFSHGFDDQGSRSDGDGNLRDWWTAEDKAAFQQRTTMLADQYSAFSPLQGLNVNGKLTLGENIGDLSGLTVAYKAYKLSLGDQGAPVIEGFTGDQRFFLGWAQVWRTLNRDDALRQQLLTDPHSPGEYRVNGVVRNMPEFYSAFGVKEGDGAYLPPDKRVKVW from the coding sequence ATGAACAGCATGAAGTTCCTCCGTCATTCCTGGGCTAGCGGCACGCTCGGCGCCTGCCTCCTCCTGGGGTGCACGGCCACGACTCGCAGCACCCCGCAGGATGCGACCCTGCAGCAGTCCACGCCCGCCCAGACCGCGAAGCCCCGGGCGCTCGGTGTCGAGACGAAGTACTTCGACACCAGCGTGCGCCCGCAGGACGACTTCTTCCGCTACGTCAACGGCACGTGGCTGAAGACGGCGCAGATTCCCGCGGACAAGGGCCGCTATGGTTCCTTCATCGAGCTGCGCGACAAGAGCGAGGCCGCCCTTCGCGCCCTCATCGAGGAGGCCGCCGCCGCCCAGGACAAGAAGGCCGGCTCCGACCTGCAGAAGGTCGGCGACCTGTACCAGAGCTTCATGGACACGGCGCGCATCCAGTCGCTCGGCATCGAGCCGGTGCGTCCGGACCTCGCCCGTGTCGCCGCGCTCGAGGACAAGAAGGAACTGCCGGAGCTGTTCGGCACGCTGGCGCGTCTGGGTGTCCAGACGCCGTTCTCCACCTACGTGGGCCAGGACGCGAAGCAGGCGGACCGCTACATCGTCTACGCCAACCAGAGCGGCTTGGGCCTGCCGGATCGCGACTACTACTTCAAGCAGGAGCCGCGCTTCGTCGAGACGCGCTCCGCGTACCTCGCCTATATCGAGACGCTGCTGCGCCTGGCGGGTGAGAAGGATCCCTCGGGTGGGGCCAAGGCCATCCTGGCCCTGGAGACCTCGCTGGCGGAGAAGCACTGGGATCGCGTGCGCAACCGTGACCGCGAGGCCACCTACAACCTCAAGAGCGTCGCCGAGCTGGACAAGCTCACGCCGGGCTTCTCGTGGTCGCGCTTCCTCCAGGCCGCGGGCGAGGACAAGACGCCGGGCGTCATCATCCGCCAGCCGGACTACTTCCAGGCCCTGGCCTCGACGCTGGCCAGCACGCCGCTGCCCACGCTCAAGACGTACCTCTCCTTCAAGGTGCTCGACAGGTACGCGCCGCTGCTGAGCAGCCCCTTCGAGGAGGCCCACTTCGTCTTCTACGGCAAGACGCTCCAGGGCCTGCAGGAGAACCGCCCCCGGTGGAAGCGCGGCGTGGAGACGGTGGACGGCGCGCTGGGCGAGGTGCTCGGCAAGCTCTACGTGGAGCGCCACTTCAGCCCCGAGAGCAAGGTCCGCATGCAGGAGCTGGTGAAGAACCTGCGCGTGGCCTTCCAGAAGGGGATTGATCAGCTCGAGTGGATGAGCCCCGCCACCAAGGCGCAGGCCCAGGCCAAGCTGGCGAAGTTCAACGTGAAGATCGGCTACCCGGAGAAGTGGAAGGACTACTCCGCGCTCACCATCGACAAGGGCGACCTCGTCGGCAACGTGAGGCGCTCCAGCGAGGTCGAGTTCCGCCGCAACGTGGACAAGCTCGGCAAGCCCATCGACCGGCTCGAGTGGGGCATGACGCCGCAGACGGTGAATGCCTACTACAGCTCGACGATGAACGAGATCGTCTTCCCGGCCGCCATCCTCCAGCCGCCGTTCTTCAACCCCGAGGCGGATGACGCCACCAACTACGGCGCCATCGGCGGCGTCATCGGGCATGAGTTCAGCCACGGCTTCGACGACCAGGGCAGCCGCTCCGATGGTGACGGCAACCTGCGCGACTGGTGGACCGCGGAGGACAAGGCCGCCTTCCAGCAGCGCACCACCATGCTCGCCGACCAGTACAGCGCCTTCAGCCCGCTGCAGGGCCTGAACGTCAACGGCAAGCTGACGCTGGGCGAGAACATCGGCGACCTGAGCGGCCTGACCGTGGCCTACAAGGCCTACAAGCTGTCCCTGGGCGACCAGGGCGCTCCGGTCATCGAGGGCTTCACCGGGGATCAGCGCTTCTTCCTCGGCTGGGCCCAGGTGTGGCGCACGCTCAACCGCGACGATGCGCTCCGGCAGCAGCTGCTCACGGATCCGCACTCCCCGGGCGAGTACCGGGTGAACGGCGTGGTGCGCAACATGCCCGAGTTCTACTCGGCCTTCGGCGTGAAGGAAGGCGATGGCGCGTACCTGCCGCCCGACAAGCGCGTGAAGGTGTGGTGA